tgccccccacccccagccccaattTGCCCAGACCTCTAAGAGTTGCTTAATTTCTGactcacttttcttttctctccccatgcccatctcttcctgcctctgccctttcACTTTTCCATCCTTCTCTGGCCTTACCCCACCTCACACCCCTTTCTCTGCACTTGCCACAGAGGTTTTTCGGGAGATGCTCTCATCAGCCGAGCACTCCCTGTCCCTGCTCTTCCAGCGCTCCTTCGGCCGCCTGTATGCCCAGCACACCCCCTTGTTCAGTGGCCTGTTCTCTCGGCTACGGGACTACTATGAGAGGTCCGGTGAGGGGTTAGATGATGCCTTGGTGGATTTCTGGGCTCAGCTCCTGGAGAAAATGTTCCCCCTGCTGCACCCACAGTACATCTTCTCCCCTGACTACCTGTTCTGCCTCACGCGCCTGGCCTCTTCTGCTGATGACTCTCTGAAGCCTTTTGGGGACTCACCCCGCCGCCTCCGCCTGCAGGTGAGGGGCCCCAAGGCCTGAGTTTCAGCCACCTTTGACCTAGTGACCTCTGAAGTATATACTACTCACCTCCAGCCCAATGACCCCCTTTCCATGCCCCAGTCACCCCTGACCTGGTGATCCCTCTATCCTGCATGGCAGCCATGTCTGACCTGGTGACCCCTATCTTGAGCCTCAGTCACCTCTGCCTGGCCCAGTGCTCCTTGGTCTCCTTTAATTGGATGGCCCCCTTTCTGTGTCCTAGTTTACACAAGTTGCTGACCCACTCACCTGCtcttgcctccccccaccccacctttctgCCAACTCCTCCCTAATCCCAATACCTTGGCTTCCTCTGGTTCAACTAACTGTGAATTAGACACTTAATATTTAAGAAGAATTTTCATTTATAGTCTCTCATTTAATTATCATCataactctaggaggtagatattagcattcctattttacagatgaggaaactgaacttcCCAGAGGTTAAGGTCTCACAGCCAATACGTGGTAGAGCTATGTTTCACACCCAGGTCTCCTGGCTTCGGGTTCAGTGTTTGTTCTGATACAAGCCCCTCTATCTCCAAGCCCTGTAAAATGTAATCCCTCCACCTCTTCCCAAGCCCAGTTCCCCTGGGTCCTTCTAGACTGTGATTCCTTTGATCCTCTTGAACCTGCCTCCCGGGACCACCTGACACTCCTAACCACCCCAAGATAACCCTACAAACCTCACCCCCCTGCTCATCCCCTTGGTGCAGTCTCTTGGTCCCAGTGTTGACTGACCCTCAACAGTCCTGTGGTTTTTCTCaccttctttcccctcccccagataACCCGGGCCCTGGTGGCTGCCCGGGCCTTTATCCAGGGCCTGGAGACCGGAAGAGATGTGGTCAGCGAAACGCTTAAGGTTAGAGGGAGCCTGAGTATGGGCAGGGCCCAGGGAGGGAGACAAGAAGCAGGAGAGGTCCCATGAAGAAGAGTCCGGTGCCAGCTGGCAGGAGAGGCCTGGGGCCTTCCCATATCAGCCTTGAAGCCCTGGCATCCCAGGGTAAATCAGGAAGGCTGGAGTCTCCCTTGTGTCATGACCCATGATCTCCTCCCACCTCTGACCCTCTGATGACTCTTACCCCCTGCCAGCCTCTACGGGCCTGCTCATCTCCATAGCATCTCTGAGATTGGAGTACTGGCCCTCCTGGTTTTCTCCAGGACCACTCAGTGGCTCCCTCTTCCCTGCTTCTGGAGGCCAGgttcctggcctggccttcaagGCCCTCTCTCTACTGCTCATTCTCTCCCTGACCTCCCAGCCTTACTTCCTGCATCCtcatcctcctctctccccaaccATGATGGGCTCAGTCTTGTCCTTGAACCTTTTCTCAGATCCCTCACCACCCCATCTCTCCCAAGAAGCAGCATCTGCAACCTGGCCCCTAGGAGCCTCCCTCCTCTGATCTGTGGCAGTCCTGGGGTCACTCCTGCTACCACACGGGGTCATCAGTCCTAGATGTTCACATCCAGCTCTACACTGAGAGCCtgggaaaggtggggtggggcaTTTGACTTCTCTCTGTGCCCAGCACCAGGCTTGGCTGAGGGCAGCCAACCGTGGATGACACAGGCCTGCTCTCTGCTCCCAGATGCCGCTGTCCGAAGGCTGCAAGCGGGCTGTGATGCGTCTGACAGGCTGCCCCCTTTGTCGGGGGGTCCCCTCGCTGCCACCCTGCCGGGGCTTCTGCCTCAACGTGGCCCACGGCTGTATCAGCAGCCAGGGACTGGATCCTGACTGGGGGGCCTATCTGGGTGAGGGGATTCAGGAAAGCCTGGGAGGGCTGTCTgtgtgggggtgggcagggtggaCCAGGGAGGGAGTGTTAAGCGGTACTGAGGGGAGAGGATGAGGAGCGGCTCTTCTCATGTCAGTTTCCCCCATCTAAGACCTGCTGCTTCCCTCCAAGGCCGGGGTCAGGATTTGCGTGAACATCCTACTTCAGTGAGTATCTCCCTGGATGTCCCCTCATttcaccctttctctttctttccctctttcaagATGGTCTCCTGTTCCTGGCCGAGAAGATCCAGGGCCCCTTTTCCTTTGAGCTAGCAGCACAGTCCATCGGGGTGAAGATCGCGGAGGGTTTGATGCATCTGCAGGAAAACAGCGTGGGGCTGTCAGCCCAGGTACAGGGGCCACGAGAAGAGTGGGAGTTGGCGGGAGGACCGGAGAGAGAAGGGTGGAGGGGGAGGCCCCAGGCTGGGGGTACAGTGCAGGGTGTCAGACACTGTAGGGCCTCTGGATAAACTGGGGTGTCGGGGGCGATTGGAGTATTGGAGTGTAGTTTTTACCGCGGGACGACTGTCTGTGGGGTCTCTTCCCGGTGCCGCAGGTGTTCCAGGAATGCGGCAGCCCCCAACCGGCGCCGGCCCGCGCCCGCCGTGCCCCAGCCCCCCGGGAGGAGGTGGGCCGGCTCTggtcggcggcggcggcggaggaggaGCGGCCCACGACGGCTGCGGGCGCCAGCCTGCCCCGGCTGGTGAGTGGCGGGCGGCAGGCGGGGGCGCAGGCGCGGCGGTGGGCGGGGGGCGCGCGCACCAGCTCCTCCCGGGCTCTCTTTGCGTCCAGGTGTGGGAGCTCCGCGAGCGGCTGGGCCGGGTGAGGGGCTTCTGGGCCGGGCTGCCCCTGACAGTGTGCGGGGACCCCCGCGTGGCTGCGGACGTCTCCCAGGAAGCGGCGCCCTGCTGGACCGGAGCTGGGCGGGGCCGGTGAgagccgggcggcggcggcggcggcggcgggcgggagGGCGAGGCGGActccgggggcggggcgggagccTCCGGGGCTGCTCTGCTCGCAGGTACTTGTCGCCCGTGGTCGGGGGTCCCCAGGCCGGGCAGATCGACAACCCAGAGCTGGATGCGGAAGCCTCGAGCCCCGACCTCCAGACGCGGAGGCGGCGGCTGCAGCTCCGGGCGGCCACGACCAGGATGAAGGCGGCCGCCCTGGGACGCGACCTGGAGCTGGAGGACTGGGGTGAGGCCCCGGGCCGCGGCGAGGGCCTCGCTCCGCCCGGCTTTCCGCGATTGCACCCGGGCCAACCCGCAGCCCCGCCCCCTGCTTTCTGTAGTCCCTCCCCTGGCGTCTCTCCGTTACCATCCATTCATTGACTCACACATTTTACACGCACGTATTGAGCGCTTTACTCAAAGGTAGGGGGTAGAGTACCGATGACAGGGTCTCTATCCTTGAGTTCATGGTTCCCTGGGGGAGACACCAAAACACTCTTACAGAACGGTGGGAAGCTCCTAAGAGTGGGCAATCCCGGGAGGTGGGGAAGTGGGGTGCGGGCGCCATGGGGCTGGCTCCCCAAAGTAGAATTTGCCAGGGAAACAAGGCACTGAcgtccatttttttctctctcccactgtctgtctctgtctctcccccccTTCCCGTCTGCTCGCTGCTTCTGTGTacgtctgttttctctcttttcctgtttatcctctctctccatctgtctctcCTTTTTGTCTGCCTCGTTGTCTCTTCCTGTCTCTCGTTGCCTCCCCTCATTCTCATGTGTCTGATCTCTCTGCTCACCTTCCTGTCATTCGctttctccctcttctcaccCTGCCtgctcctccacccctccacctATCACTGTTTTTATCTCGAGTTCTCTCCCTCGTTGCCTGtggctccttctctctgtctcccgcTACCTCTCTTTTCCATCCCTGTCTGTTTCCGATCCTCCTCCTCCCTGCAGAGGACGCTAGCGGCTCTGGAGAGGGACAGCACTATGCAGATGACTGGATGGCTGGGGCAGCAGCTGTGGCCCCCCCGGCCCGGCCTCCTCGCCCTCCTCGAAGGGATGGTGCTGGGGGCAAAGGAGGAGGTGTCATTATCCGCCACAGCCAAGACAGGAGCAGGACTGGAGGGACGTCTGTCAGTTTTCACACCCAACCCCTCCTCATTCTCTTCCTCTCAGCCCTGGCCCTGCTCGGACCTCGATAACTGGGGAGGGGTGCCCTGGCATCAGAAGGGTTCGTggcccatcccctcctcccccgtCTGCTGGGTCTGGGGAGGAGTCGGAGGGGGCTGCAGAGAGGGTAGAGAAGGGACTTTTTGGGTGAATGGCTGGGGCCCCAAATCCAGATTTCCATTGGTGGgttgggttgggggtgggtgttcactatatttattttttcatttggtatctggggaggaggggctgggggtatTTATTTAGAAAGGAGGTGTGGTCTCTCTAACCCAGCCTCTATGGTTGGGCTGGTGGTGAGCCCCAACAGAGAAAAAGGGAGGAGTTTTAGAGTTGCGGGGGGAGGGGTTTGAAGGAAGTTGAgggtggggatgggtgggggcacCCGGTCTCAGAAACAGACAAAGCTGGTGTTTGCGGGGTGCAGGGCAGGGGACTAGGATGTCAGGATCTATGGGTCTGGGTTCTATCGAGTTTTTTCAGTATCACTTTcttaaactagaaaaaagaaagaagaaataaaagcatatctCATGGCCTCTGCCATCCGCCACATCCTTCACAAGCTTCCCCGTTTCATGTTTCAGTGTTCGACTCGATGtttattctataaataaatgGCTAATTTATTGGACCCTATGTGTGACTTTCTGTACCTTTAGCCCAGAGCCTCTGTGACCAGCAGTTCATTTCTGCCTGCTTATCTTGGAACCTGTCCCCTGGGATTGAGTTTGGGAAAGCTGTCCACCCTCTGGGTCTGAGCaccttcatctgcaaaatggggagagTTGCGGGGAGGGGACTGCAAAACTTTTTGGACCCAAGCCACCGTTAATATTACCACACCACTGACCCTGCCGTCAGAGTCGGGGCCCCAGTTCTCTGTTGTCAGCCTCTGGCTACCTTGTCATGTCCTTGACAATGTCTGCTTCCAACTCTTGTCTGtcattctcctttcttctttccttctttcctttggtCGCCTGAATGAGGCTTTTGTTCTGCagaaagctgaaagaaaaagtataattGATTCCTAAGTGCCAAAGGAGGGTAGGACTGGTGTCTTCCAATGGCAGGCTGGGTGCCCTGAAGGAGAGGGAAAGGTGCAGGGAGGGAGAGACCCAGAGACGCGATCAAAGCCGAATCAGCTGCAGAGACTGGCGggacaaagggagggagggggaggagcctGGGCGCTGAGAAAGTTTAGGGGGAAAGTTGAGCCGAGCGAGAAACCGGGCGGTGGCTGGAGCAGGCAGGAGGGCCAGACCCCGATTTCCCTGCTGCTCCTCAGGTGGCCTGGTGAGTGGGCATGTGAAGCCGAGGCCTCGGCCAGTGGAGGGACTCTAGAGTTTATGGGAGGAGACTTGGGGGGGGGTTCATAGAGAGAACCCCAGAGGGAGCCGACTCAGGGCTGGCAACAGACTGAGCAGTCACCAAAGCTGGAGGGAACTGAGGGCTGGAATCGGGGGTAATGGGAGGAGAcagggatggatggaaggaataGAAGAAATCTGGACACAGGAAGGAGTCCAGTGCGGGGCTGGATCCTGGAGGCTGGGTTGGGGGAGGAAATTGGGGGATGATGCCAGAGGGGGCGGGTCTCTAGGTGGCCAGTGTGGGTTCTCTGCCTGGGGTCGCTCCGGGCTCGTCCTGGAAGGGGGCCGTCGGGGCTTGGTGGAGGGGCTGCGGGTTGGAATTGAAGGGGGCAGGTCTGGACTCTCAGTAGATTGGGAAGCTGGGGCCTGGGAAGGAATTCTGAAGCTCGGCGTTCGGGTTTTGTCTCTTTGTGTCGCAGtctctctccagccccaccctctcAATCCCCTCTGGGTGCACTGCTGGGGTTGGAAAGTGGGAATGGGGGTGTGTGGGATCTGGGCTTCCTAAACAACCCTATACCCCCCCAGGCCCTCTCACACACTGGGCTCTGCCTGGCGCCAAGAGGGAAAGCATACCTGAGCTTAGATGAGCTGGTCGGCTCTTATTCTTTACAAAGTTGCTCCTGTGGTTTCACCTCCCTGGGTTCCTAAGCTGGTGCCCTGTCTGGCCCTCATTCGCTCCTTATGGCTTCTCCTCTCAGCCTCAGAATGGGGCTCTTCAGCCCGACTTGTCACAGACAGAGGGGCAGAGGAGGTGGTCAGGGGGCCCGGTGATGTCTGTTTCACTGGTATGAGAGGACCGGTCTGATCTTTCTCCCCTTGCCTTCCAAATCCCTGGGGCTCAGTGAGGAGCTGTCAGTGGAGGTTGGAAGGAGCTGCAGGTTGACAGCAGAGAAGCAGTCGTGGGGCACCTAGAAGATCTGGGTGTAGAGAGGGCTCCCCCCTCCGCTGCCCCCCTGCCCGGAATGAGGtctcagctgcagcagcagcaggagagaaGGCTCTACCCCCTCCTTAgactctcctccttccccctcattTCCCTTCTAGACGCTGACAGAGGCAAAAATCTGCTAACTCAGGGGGCAGACTCAACCGGGGCTGCGAGCAGACCTGGGGAATGAACCCCCAAACTCGAACCGGCGCCTTCCGCGGCTGCACGGCTGTCTCAagctgtctctgcctctgtgccTGGCCCTTGCCCTGCCCCGCTCTAGCAACCCCCTTCCCTGTGCCACATGGGCCCTCTGTCTCCTACCAGGACCATGCGCCTCTGGGGGCCTCGGAGCCTGGGGGTGGCTCTGGGAGTCTTCATGACCATCGGATTTGCCCTCCAGCTCTGGGGGGGTCCCTTCCAGAGGAGGTGAGTTCCCATCTTGTCCCAACGCCCCACAGATGCCCCCCCACTTGCTCCTCCCCGTCCCACCTGGGGCTGTGACTCTTGGGGACTCAAGAGGACGCTCCACGCCCTCGTCCTTTCTCCTCAAGACACTCATCCACCTGCTGGTGAGGGACACAACACTTCCCCTCCCGTCTCTCCCCAGGCTACCTGGGCTGCAGCTCCGACAGTCCTGGGCCTCAACCCTGGGACCAGCTGTTCCATCCTGCCTGCCACGGCAGCGACTCGTGTTCCTGAAGACGCATAAATCCGGGAGCAGCTCTGTGCTCAGTCTACTTCACCGCTACGGGGACCGACACGGGCTGCGCTTCGCCCTCCCCGCCCGCTATCAGTTCGGCTACCCAAAGCTTTTCCAGGCCTCTCGGGTCAAAGGCTACCGCCCTCAGGGTGGAGGCACCCAGTCCCCCTTCCACATCCTCTGTCATCACATGAGGTTCAACCTGAAAGAGGTGAGGAGTGTCGAGGGGGTGGACAGGACTGGCGAGAGATGGGCTCATGCCTGTAGCCAAGACCACCAGGGGAGGAGACCCCAGGCCTGGAGGCTCCCCAGGCATCCCCTCACCCAAGAGTTGGGCATGGGGGCCACAAAGGTGAGTCCTGCTGCCCCCTCCTCAGCTGTCCCTTCCTCAGAATTTTCTGGCAGCCGAAGTTCTGCCCTCTCCATCTAGAGTTTACTGCAGTCTCTCTTCTTGACCAATTTATCCTGCTGGCATCAGTGTCCCGCCAACTCTGACCCCACCCTGCCAACCCTCCCTCCAGGTACCTGGCCCTTCCTGGCCCCTTCCACTGGCACTACCAGGGCCCTGTGCGGTCACTGCCTTCTGACCCGGCTGCATCTCACTCCCCTCACCACGTCTGCCAGATTTTGAAGATCAGCTACATGCCAAGCCCCAgtctcagccccacccccaacccccggaGCCTCAGTTCTAAAGGGGGAGATGAGTGCACGCACTCACAGGTCatccgtacacacacacacatatgcacgcgcgcgcgcgcaaaCCTCTTGGAGGAAGAAAATCAATGGGCAAATGAACACATACAGAGAAAGAGCGAACTTTCACTGAATACTTCTTGGGTGCTGGATAGTCATCTTACCATCATCCTGCCAGGAAGGCATTATGTGTCTCCACTACACAGATGAGGAGGTTGAatctcagagaggctaagtgacagGCCTCTGTTAACGGAAAGCCACAGAGCtagcatttgaacccaggcccagctgctccaaagTCCAAGTGCCTTCTGTgggctgtgtgcatgtgtatgtgtgtttgtatttggAACTGTAGGGAGAATAGTCATCAAAAGAGGTGGGGCTTTCTGGAGAGGTGGGTTTTATAGGAAAGGGTGGACATGACTTTGTAGTAAGGAAAATATCAGGTGTTCTTAGAGCAAAACATCTTAaagacatgtgtgtgtgtaggtggtaGAACTTCAGTGGTGGCTGCAAAGGCAGTCCTGTTGGAGCTGGAGCAGGAGAAAGCAGCTGAGCAGCATGAATGTGATCTAATGGGAAGCGAGGGGGCACTGCTGGGAGTGAGGCGAGGACAGCGGTCACTGAGGCAGGTTCCTCTGGAGTTTAGGATGATTGTCACCACCCCTCACTACCTCCCATGTTCCCCACACTTCCACATCCTTCAAGGTAAGTGTTAACCCAGATTTACTGATGGAAGCTCTgagaaggctctgagaagttcgATAACCTGCCCAAAGTTACAGGGTTGGTAAATGGCTGAATTGGGATTTTATTCCAGGTCCATCTGATGCCACAGACCGTTCTCTGCACTGTTTCCCTATGCCTTCAAAGAGACATACAGctcacaggctcgccctgcaggCATGCCCACATCGGCAGAGCAGACTGGAAGACTTGTCAGGGAGTCAGGTTCAATGACAGAGGTCGCGTTCAGAGGCAGAAACCCTTCAAGGAGCCCCAGAGCTGAGTTCTGGCATGGATCTGCCTGAAGGACCACGCTAGGGTGTGGCTCAGCCCAATTCCCACCTTCCTtcttgcccagaagtgggatcacACATCCTAGGCCTCAGAGCAGCACCCTACCGAGTGgccatggctccccagtgcccatTCCAGGGGTGTCTCTTGCTCTGCAAGATGCCAAGGAGCCCCAGGAGTGCCCTGTCCTTCGGCCATCCTGGGCTTGGCCTGCCCCTGACGCCTATACCTGAGACAGCGTTGCGACTGCTCTGTCTCCTCCCTATTTGCTGCCAGTGATCCTCCTGAGAAGGCCTGAGGACAGCTCCTTTCTTGGAGTTGTGACAGAGTCCCAGAGTAGGCACTCAGGTTTTTGTTGGAGAAGTGAACACAAAGCTTGATTCCTAGAAGTGTTACTGACCGAGGCAGAAAGAAAGGCCCAAGGAAGTTAATGTTCTCCAGGAGCTTCCCATGTTCCAGGTTCCTTCCTATCCTTATCTCATGTAACCTCCATCATCACTTGGGAAGGAAGGTATGATGGATCCCCCTTTTGCAGATAAGCAAATTGagtctcagagatgttaagtgccTTACCCAAGATCTATGTAGCTGGTGAAGGAAGCTGGGGGTTCCCAGCAGAGCTGTCAGAAGGAGGTTGGAGGAGGCTGGGGGATCCGTGGGCACTGGGTTTGCTCTTAGTTTCTTCCTGGCTTAGTTCTCTCTccctgtgtctgtttcctcttctctgcAGGTACTTCAGGTCATGCCTTCTGacagcttcttcttttccattgtcCGAGACCCAGCAGCTCTGGCCCGCTCTGCCTTCTCCTACTATAAATCCACATCATCGGCTTTCCGCAAATCACCGTCCTTGGCTGCCTTCCTGGACAATCCCCGAGCCTTCTACCAGCCCGGGGCCCGTGGGGACCACTATGCACGCAACTTGCTATGGTTTGACTTTggcctcccctttcccccagaGATGAGGACCAAGAGAGGGAATCCTCATCCCCCCAGAGATCCCAACCCGCCACAGCTGCCTTCTGGTGTTGGCCTGCGAGCCCACACCTTGGATCCCAATGCTCTCTTCCATCCCGTTCCCACTGTTGCTGATGGTCACAGCCGGACGTCCAGCTCTGCCTCTTTAGATTTGAGGTCTTCATCCTTCATCCAGTGGAATCTGGCCTGGCTGGACTCTGTCTTTGACCTGGTCTTGGTGGCCGAGTACTTTGACGAGTCATTGGTCCTGCTGGCAGATGCCCTGTGCTGGGGTCTAGATGATGTGGTGGGCTTCATGCACAACGCTCAGGCTGGAGGTGGACAGGGCGGAAGTGCTGTCGGCGATGGTGGACTGACTGCTGAGGacaggcagctgtctgcaagggcCCGAGCCTGGAACAACCTGGACTGGGCTCTCTATGTTCACTTCAACCGCAGCCTGTGGGCACGGATAAAGCAATACGGCCAGAGCCGGCTGGACAGTGCTGTGGCGGAGCTCCGGGCTCGCCGAGAGGCCCTGGCTAAACACTGTCTGGTGGGGGGTGAGGCTTTAGACCCCAAGTACATCACTGACCGGCGGTTCCGCCCTTTCCAGTTTGGATCAGGTAAGGTTTTGGGTTACGTGCTTCAGAGTGGCCTGAGCCTCCAAGACCAGGAGGAGTGTGAGCGCCTGGCTATCCCTGAGCTACAGTACAAGGACAAACTAGATGCCAAGCAGTTCCCCCCAACAGTCTCTGTGCCCCTCAAGACTTCAAGGCTACCCTCCCCCTAGGCAGCAGGCCACTAAGTCTTAGGCTGAAAAGCAGCTGAGCCACAGGGGCACAGTGATGAATGTGAGGCAGCCACATGCCCTTTCTGCTTCCCCCAGAGACCATGTCTGCTCCCCAAAGGACCAGTGGAACTTAGCACGGATGTGGGCCCCACATCCTCCAGCCTGTGCCGAGGAATCCTAGTCCTAGAAGCATCCTccccccatctttcccctttcccttcccagcACCTCGTGCCCCCCCCAGGTCCAAACAGCACTCTCAAAGCCCCCCTGGAGGAGCAAACCATGGAGTACGGCAGAGATTGTTTGGGACACAAGGGATAGGAATAACGCGTCCATCTCTCTATGAAATATTTGTTACTGGGCTATACTCATTTCACtatgaaatgtttgttgaatgaataaataatttgaaacttTGACCTGCTCTATATAGGGCGGAAGGGAAGGGGATGGAGCATCTTCCTGGGAGAAACGGGGTTGGAGGGGGTTCTCTTCATAGTTCTTCTCTAAGAAGGGGTCTGTCTGCAGCCTCACCTAAACCCTTCACGCAGCGGGCTAACCACGGGAACACGCCGCTCCTCTCGTCCAAAATCCGGTCGCCCACAAATTCCGGCGCCTCCGAGGCCACGCCCCTTCCCTTCCGCTTCCGGTGTCTCTCCAGTCATTCGGCCCAGCACCCCGGTTCCGGCCCCACGGGGTCTCGGTTCCGGGCTCGTTGCCCCGGTTCCCGGCCCCGGCTAGTCTGTCGGGCCGGTCCGGCCGCGCGCAGCACCGGTCGGGGCTCGGGGCTCCCCGGGCCCACCCCAGCGGCCCCCTCGCCCTCCGCCGGCCACGGCCCACCTCGCTCCCCGGCCCGCGCCGCCTTCACCGCCCATGGAGTCCCAGTGCGACTACTCGATGTACTTCCCCGCCGTGCCGCTGCCACCACGCGCGGAGCTGGCTGGGGACCCGGGCCGGTACCGGGCGCTGCCCCGGCGCAACCACCTCTACCTGGGGGAGACTGTCCGCTTCCTGCTGGTGCTGCGCTGCCGGGGCGGCGTGGGGTCCGGCGCCGGAGGCGGCCCGGGCTTGGGCTCCCGAGGGGCCTGGGCAGAACTGGCGACCGCCCTGGCCGCCCTGGCCTCGGTCAGCGCCGGAGGGGCGCCCGTGGGCGGTGGCTCCGGCGACCAGGATTCCGAACCCCCGGGGGGCGGGGACCCTGGTGGTGGGGGGTTGTTTCGAGGCTGCAGCCCCCTCCTCACCCACGGCCCGGGCCCTGCTACCTCAGGGGGAGCGACCACGGTGAGGAGCTCGGGGCGACACGGTACAGGGCGGAGGGGCGGTCTGCTGGGCTCCAAAGACCGGAGGGGAGAGGGACGCTGGAGGGAAGCGGGAGGCCGATGAcgggtgaggagaggggagggcgAGAACCACGTACCGCGGATCTTAAAGGGAACGCTGGCGCTGCGGGCGGCCTTGACTCTTCTGACCTCTTCACCCTTTTCACAACCCAGCTGCCTGTGGAGGAACCAATTGTGTCCACAGATGAGGTCATCTTCCCACTCACCGTTTCACTGGATAGGCTGCCCCCAGGGACACCTAAGGCCAAGGTAAGGCTGGCACGGGGTGTTGTCGTAATTCAGACGCCTTTTCTGAGGCTGGCTGTGTGTCTTTTCTCTCGACTGTGGTCCTGTGTCCCCTGTGCTCAGATTGTAGTGACCGTGTGGAAGCGGGAGGTTGAGGCACCAGAGGTCAGAGATCAAGGCTACCTGCGCTTGCTGCAAACCCGATCTCCTGGGGAGACCTTCCGGGGCGAGCAGAGCGCTTTCAAGGCCCAAGGTGGGGAGGAGAATGCAGAGAGGAAATGCTGGAGTCTGGAATTTGGGGGACATTGGAGGGGTGATACTGGCAAGTGCCCAAGCTGGAGAGAAGAGCAAGATTAGAACTGTGGGTTGGAATGAGGCTCACCCAGCCCATCATCTCTTGCCTCCGCCCTCTCCTGCAGTGAGCACCCTGCTGACTCTGCTGCCTCCTCCAGTTCTGAAATGTCGCCAGTTCACTGTGGCTGGAAAACACTTGACCGTGCTCAAGGGTGAGCAGATTGGCGGCTCAGTTCTTGGGCAGCAGCAAGGGCACTGACTGGGTGTCAGTTACTCTGGTGGGGACAGATCCATTTTAGGGGGGAAAAGGTGGGGTCCAAGGGGTCCAGATACTCTGAGCTGAGCTGGTTACCTCCGACAGTGCTGAACAGCTCCTCCCAGGAGGAAATTTCCATCTGGGATATCCGCATTCTCCCAAACTTCAATGCCAGTTATCTGCCTGTCATGCCCGATGGCTCTGTGCTGCTGGTGGACAATGTCTGGTGAGgtcctggggaggggcagggccgcacagtggtggggatgggggcagggccgAGAGCTCTGGTGTGGAAAG
The sequence above is a segment of the Orcinus orca chromosome 16, mOrcOrc1.1, whole genome shotgun sequence genome. Coding sequences within it:
- the GAL3ST4 gene encoding galactose-3-O-sulfotransferase 4 isoform X1, with the translated sequence MPPHLLLPVPPGAVTLGDSRGRSTPSSFLLKTLIHLLVRDTTLPLPSLPRLPGLQLRQSWASTLGPAVPSCLPRQRLVFLKTHKSGSSSVLSLLHRYGDRHGLRFALPARYQFGYPKLFQASRVKGYRPQGGGTQSPFHILCHHMRFNLKEVLQVMPSDSFFFSIVRDPAALARSAFSYYKSTSSAFRKSPSLAAFLDNPRAFYQPGARGDHYARNLLWFDFGLPFPPEMRTKRGNPHPPRDPNPPQLPSGVGLRAHTLDPNALFHPVPTVADGHSRTSSSASLDLRSSSFIQWNLAWLDSVFDLVLVAEYFDESLVLLADALCWGLDDVVGFMHNAQAGGGQGGSAVGDGGLTAEDRQLSARARAWNNLDWALYVHFNRSLWARIKQYGQSRLDSAVAELRARREALAKHCLVGGEALDPKYITDRRFRPFQFGSGKVLGYVLQSGLSLQDQEECERLAIPELQYKDKLDAKQFPPTVSVPLKTSRLPSP
- the GAL3ST4 gene encoding galactose-3-O-sulfotransferase 4 isoform X2, producing MGPLSPTRTMRLWGPRSLGVALGVFMTIGFALQLWGGPFQRRLPGLQLRQSWASTLGPAVPSCLPRQRLVFLKTHKSGSSSVLSLLHRYGDRHGLRFALPARYQFGYPKLFQASRVKGYRPQGGGTQSPFHILCHHMRFNLKEVLQVMPSDSFFFSIVRDPAALARSAFSYYKSTSSAFRKSPSLAAFLDNPRAFYQPGARGDHYARNLLWFDFGLPFPPEMRTKRGNPHPPRDPNPPQLPSGVGLRAHTLDPNALFHPVPTVADGHSRTSSSASLDLRSSSFIQWNLAWLDSVFDLVLVAEYFDESLVLLADALCWGLDDVVGFMHNAQAGGGQGGSAVGDGGLTAEDRQLSARARAWNNLDWALYVHFNRSLWARIKQYGQSRLDSAVAELRARREALAKHCLVGGEALDPKYITDRRFRPFQFGSGKVLGYVLQSGLSLQDQEECERLAIPELQYKDKLDAKQFPPTVSVPLKTSRLPSP
- the GPC2 gene encoding glypican-2 encodes the protein MYALRSLLLLLLPLCPGPGPGPGIEAKVTRSCTETRQILGARGYSLSLLPPALISGEHLRICPQEYTCCSSEIEQKLTWETEATFRGLVEESGSFLVHTLAARHRRFDEVFREMLSSAEHSLSLLFQRSFGRLYAQHTPLFSGLFSRLRDYYERSGEGLDDALVDFWAQLLEKMFPLLHPQYIFSPDYLFCLTRLASSADDSLKPFGDSPRRLRLQITRALVAARAFIQGLETGRDVVSETLKMPLSEGCKRAVMRLTGCPLCRGVPSLPPCRGFCLNVAHGCISSQGLDPDWGAYLDGLLFLAEKIQGPFSFELAAQSIGVKIAEGLMHLQENSVGLSAQVFQECGSPQPAPARARRAPAPREEVGRLWSAAAAEEERPTTAAGASLPRLVWELRERLGRVRGFWAGLPLTVCGDPRVAADVSQEAAPCWTGAGRGRYLSPVVGGPQAGQIDNPELDAEASSPDLQTRRRRLQLRAATTRMKAAALGRDLELEDWEDASGSGEGQHYADDWMAGAAAVAPPARPPRPPRRDGAGGKGGGVIIRHSQDRSRTGGTSVSFHTQPLLILFLSALALLGPR